The genomic interval CTGACGCACTCGGGGCGTTTTTCCTATCCGACGCCGTCCCTGCTGGTGCGGGATCCGGTGATCGACCCCTTCGCGAGGATCGGAAAGGAGCGCCGCCCCCTCCCGGACGACTTCCCCGTCCTGTCCGACGCCGATCTCGACCGCCTGCAGGACGCCTACGTCGAGGCGGCGCGGTGGGCGCGGGAGGCGGGGTGCGACTTCGTGGACGTCAAGCAATGCCACCGTTACCTCCTGTCCGAAATGCTCGGAGCGCGGACGCGGCCGGGCAAGTACGGAGGGAGCCTCGAGAACCGCACCCGCTTCGCCCGCGAGGTCTTCGCCCGCATCCGTTCCGAGGTCGGCCCGGACCTCCTTCTGGCGACCCGGATGAACGTCTTCGACGCGATCCCGTTCCGCCGCAACCCGGAGACCGGGATCGGCGAACCGGTTCCCGCGCCGCGGCCGTACCCCAACGCGTTCGGCTCGAATCCGGACAATCCCCTCGAGCCCGACCTCCGGGAGCCCCTGGAGGCGATCCGGACGCTGCGCGAGGCGGGGCTTGCGATCCTCAACGTCAGCGCGGGATGTCCCTACTACAACCCGCATTTCGGACGCCCCGCCGACACGCCTCCGCCCGACGGCTACGAGATGCCCGAGCCCGGCCTCGTGGGCGTGGAACGGCACTTCCGGCTGACGGAGGCGATCCAGCGGGCTTTTCCCGATCTGGCGGTGGTGGGCACGGGCTACAGTTACCTGCGCCAGTTCGCCGCGGAAGCGGGCGAATCGAACGTGCGCCGGGGTCGGGTGACGTTCGTGGGACTGGGGCGCGGGGCGATCGCCTATCCGGACTGGGTGCGGGACCTCCAGGAGAAGGGGCGCATGGAGCGGCTCAAGAGCTGCATCACCGTGAGCTACTGCACCACGCTCATGCGCGCCAAGGGCAACGCCCTCGGCCAGTACCCGGCCGGCTGCGTCCCCCGCGATCCGCTGTACGCGAAGTTCCTCCAGGACATCCGCAAGGCGGAAAGGACCCGTTCATGAAACGCTTCCTGGACCGCCTCCGCCCGGGACGACGGATCGAGGGGATCTCGGCGATCTTCCTTCCCTTCGACGCGGCGGGCCGGCCGGACTGGGCCTCCTTCGAAGCGCATCTCGGCCGCACGCGGGACGCGGGGCTCCAGCCCGCCGTCAACATGGACACGGGATTCGGCCCGCAGCTCTCCCCGGAGCAACGCCGGGAGGCGCTCCGCCGGACGCGGCGGGCGCTGGGCTCGGGGCCGTTCGTGGCCGGAGCGTGTCCCTTCGGGGAGGACCCCGATCTGCGCCGCGGGTACGCGAAGGCCGTCGCGGCGATTCTGGACCAGGGGGGAACCCCCATTTTCTTCCAGAGCCCGCTTTTCGCCGCCGGCGGGCCGCGGGAGATCGAGGCGCTCTACCGGAAACTCGCCGCGCCCTGCGAGAAGGCCCTGGCCTTCGAGCTCGGAACCATGTTCGCCCCCTTCGGCCGGATCTACGATCGGGAGACCTGGCGGCGCCTCCTCGGAATCCCCGCCCTCGTCGGGGCGAAGCACTCGTCGCTGTCGCGGTCCCTCGAGCTCGACCGCCTGGAGCTGCGGGACCGCGAGCGGCCCGACTTCCGCGTCTATACCGGAAACGACCTGGCGATCGACATGGTGATGTACGGAAGCGACTATCTCCTGGGGATCTCGACGTTCGATCCCGAGGCCTTCGCGCTCCGGGACCGCTGGTGGGCCGAAAACGACGAACGGTTCTTCGAGCTCAACGACGCGCTCCAGGCCCTGGGCGCCGTGGCCTTCCGGGATCCGGTCCCCGCCTACAAGGACAGCGCGGCGGCGTACCTGCGCCTCACGGGCCGCATGGCCGATCCGCGCCCTCATCCGGAATGTCCGCGGCGGCCTCCGTGGGAGGCGGAGATCCTGGCTCCCCTGGCGCGGCGGATCGACCGGGCCTGCGGACGTCCTTAGGCGGCCGCCCGCTCTCCCCCGCGGCGCACCAGCCACGCCGCGTACGCCGCGAGCACCCCGAGGAACGCCACCATGAGTCCCAGGAAGGCGTATCCGAGCGCGCCGTTCCCCTTCTCGATCTCGAAGTACAGCGTGATGCCCGACAGGGCGAAGAAATACAGCCCCGACAGGGCCAGACCCGCGCGAGAGACCCAGCCGGGACGCAGCGCCGGCGGCAGGAGCGTCAGGTTCACCGCCAGCACGTGGAAGCAGCTGTATCCGAGCGCGTAGTTGGCGATGCAGCCGTAGATCTCCACGAGCCCCTTGGGGCGCGGAATAAAAAGGAGAATGAGCACCCCGAGCCCCACGTACGAGGCCAGCACCCAGAAGTAGAAGAGATTGATCCTCCGCGGGTCCCACCGCTGGAGGCGCCTGGACGCCGTCCAGGCCAGGTCCACCCACCGGCGCACGGTGGAGTCGGCGTCCGAAATCGTATTCGGCACGAGAACGAGTACCGCGCAGACGAGAAGGAGCGTCCCGTAGAACCTGCCGAGTCCGCCGCCGACGGTGCGCTCGACGCCCTGCGCCGTCAACGTCGCCATGGCCCATCCGTCGCCCGCCGCGCCGCGCGGAAGAAACTCCACCGAAAGCATCGCCGGAAGCCCCACGCCGACCAGCGCCCCCGTCATCCAGACCGCCAGCTGTTCGCGCGTCACGTGGCGCACCCATCCGCGCCACCGGGGGAGCGACGCCTCGGTCACCTCGAACACCTTTCCCACGTGGGAGAGTTCCAGGCGCCGCCCGCCGAAGATCGAAGGGATCGCCCCCACCTGGCCGCCCATGCCCCAGCCCTGGTCCCGCGTGTAGCTCGAAACCATCGTGTTCTTGAGCCCGCCGATCCCCGCGATGGCCGCGAACGCCGCCAGCGCGGCGAACGCCTGCGGATCCATGTCCGGAAGCCCCGCTCCGGAAAGCAGCGACGCGAAAAGATTCTCGGTGCCCCCCGACCGCACGGGGACCGTCCCGAACTTGAAAAAGCCCGTTCCGATGTCGATCCACGTGGACGCCGACGAATAGAAGAGCGCCAGGAAGGAAAGCGTCGCGAAGACGACGACGACCTTCACCGTCATGACCGCCTTCACGAAGCTGTAGATCTTCCCGGCCACGACGAGCGGAACGGCCGAAAGGACGTACAGGCCGCACATGATCCCGAGAAGCACCGCCTTGTCGTCCGCAGGACTCGGAAGCCTTCCCGTGGCCAGCGTGTAGACCGGGGTGGCCACGCTCGCCATCTGGTAGGGCATGAGCGATCCGAGGTCCAGGACGAGATACAGGCCCAGCCAGAAGAGCGGCCCCAGGAACGTGCGGAACTTCCCGTTCATGATGGGCTCGCCCGTGTAGAGCGTGTAGCGGCTGATTTCGATGTTGTAGACGGTCTGCGCGAGGATGCTGAGGGTGGTGACCCAGAGGACGCAGCCCCCGTAGCGGCCCGTGTTGACGGGCCCCATGAGCCACTCCCCGCCGCCGATGGCCGCGCCCGCGCAGAGAAGCCCCGGGCCCAGCATTGTCGCCCAGCTCTTGCGGCTCCAGCGCGGGGGCTCGGGAAGCACCCCGACCTCCCAGGGAGGCATCGCGGGGGACCCCGGAGTGGGAGCCTTGAAGGCGGCGGGCATCGCGCCCACGATACCCGCCCCGGGCGGCGCGGGTCAAGCGCCGTCGCGGCGGCGGCACGCCGCCCAAAAAGGCCGCGGAGGGGCCCGGAAGAGGACCTTGGGGCTATAGGAGGTAACAGGTCGGCAACGACTGAGCTTCCGAGCCCCTGCCGCGGACGTTCGGTTCGAATCGAAGATCGCCTTCAAGCGCCGGCGGGCGGCTCCTCCCGGCGCGCCTCGCCGGGGGCCTCGCCTTTCGGGCCGCCTTCGCGGGGCGTCCCGGGAGGAACCTCCGGCGCCTCGATCGGCCCCGGGCCGGTCCGGCCTTCCTCCGCGGCCGACTCGCCGCGCTTCTGCGCCTCCTCCGGAGTCCCGCGGGCCTTCCGGGCCCGGGCGGCCCCGCCCTTCTTTCCCGCCTTCTTCTTGCGCGGATCCTTTTCCGCCATAGCGCGCCTCACCGTTGTCCTTCGGGGTCCCCTCTCCACATCGGTGAGCCGCACCCCGACGGCCACGTTATGAGGAGCCCGCCGTTCCGGTCTCCGCGACCGGAGCGCAAATTCCTTCCGCCTTCCCCCTTCCGCGCGCACAATGGAACCCCATGACTCCCGCGCTCGCGGCCGCCGCCTTCCTGGCCCAGATCCAGGTGCGCGACGAGCCCAAGGACTGGAAGCTCCTGGAGACCCCTCACTTCAACCTTTACTATCCCTCGGACGAGCTCCTTCCCCGGGCCCGCGAGTTCGCCGCGTGGTTCGAAAAGGCCCGCACGGAGCTGGCCGCCCAGACGGGCCACGAGCCCCGCCGCGTGAACGTCTTCCTCTACCGCTCGTTCCAC from Planctomycetota bacterium carries:
- a CDS encoding Nramp family divalent metal transporter; translated protein: MPAAFKAPTPGSPAMPPWEVGVLPEPPRWSRKSWATMLGPGLLCAGAAIGGGEWLMGPVNTGRYGGCVLWVTTLSILAQTVYNIEISRYTLYTGEPIMNGKFRTFLGPLFWLGLYLVLDLGSLMPYQMASVATPVYTLATGRLPSPADDKAVLLGIMCGLYVLSAVPLVVAGKIYSFVKAVMTVKVVVVFATLSFLALFYSSASTWIDIGTGFFKFGTVPVRSGGTENLFASLLSGAGLPDMDPQAFAALAAFAAIAGIGGLKNTMVSSYTRDQGWGMGGQVGAIPSIFGGRRLELSHVGKVFEVTEASLPRWRGWVRHVTREQLAVWMTGALVGVGLPAMLSVEFLPRGAAGDGWAMATLTAQGVERTVGGGLGRFYGTLLLVCAVLVLVPNTISDADSTVRRWVDLAWTASRRLQRWDPRRINLFYFWVLASYVGLGVLILLFIPRPKGLVEIYGCIANYALGYSCFHVLAVNLTLLPPALRPGWVSRAGLALSGLYFFALSGITLYFEIEKGNGALGYAFLGLMVAFLGVLAAYAAWLVRRGGERAAA
- a CDS encoding dihydrodipicolinate synthase family protein, which translates into the protein MKRFLDRLRPGRRIEGISAIFLPFDAAGRPDWASFEAHLGRTRDAGLQPAVNMDTGFGPQLSPEQRREALRRTRRALGSGPFVAGACPFGEDPDLRRGYAKAVAAILDQGGTPIFFQSPLFAAGGPREIEALYRKLAAPCEKALAFELGTMFAPFGRIYDRETWRRLLGIPALVGAKHSSLSRSLELDRLELRDRERPDFRVYTGNDLAIDMVMYGSDYLLGISTFDPEAFALRDRWWAENDERFFELNDALQALGAVAFRDPVPAYKDSAAAYLRLTGRMADPRPHPECPRRPPWEAEILAPLARRIDRACGRP
- a CDS encoding NADH:flavin oxidoreductase; amino-acid sequence: MRRDFLKGNPLFADRETLLAEIARLGVDITLEPDVRETLRPARIGPRTVGNRFVIHPMEGCDGTLDGKPDEVTYHRWGRFARGGAKILWGEACAVVPEGRANARQLLFSRSNAAALARLIAFAREEHRKACGADGDFLVGLQLTHSGRFSYPTPSLLVRDPVIDPFARIGKERRPLPDDFPVLSDADLDRLQDAYVEAARWAREAGCDFVDVKQCHRYLLSEMLGARTRPGKYGGSLENRTRFAREVFARIRSEVGPDLLLATRMNVFDAIPFRRNPETGIGEPVPAPRPYPNAFGSNPDNPLEPDLREPLEAIRTLREAGLAILNVSAGCPYYNPHFGRPADTPPPDGYEMPEPGLVGVERHFRLTEAIQRAFPDLAVVGTGYSYLRQFAAEAGESNVRRGRVTFVGLGRGAIAYPDWVRDLQEKGRMERLKSCITVSYCTTLMRAKGNALGQYPAGCVPRDPLYAKFLQDIRKAERTRS